The nucleotide window ACgctgtgtttgttttattttccgcTCACAATTACCTACGTTGCTAATATCTAATAACGGGATGGCAATCACCGTATATTTGCTCATCGATCATCAAACGAAGTTAATATTTCCGCTGAGGTAACCTCATTATGACGTAGCGGCCTGTAAGAGCGTAAGTAATTAGTTAATGAATTGAGATTGCAGACAAATAATTATGAATTGACGAAAATTTCAAACCTTACGAATATTTCAAACTGAGTTATAAGGCGCTATGAGTAAAGCCAATAATACTTAATAgattttaatcaatttaaaccaCTACAGAGCCCTAATCGTTTTGCTACCATTGCCTGAGTGGGTGGTCAGTAAGTTAGACTGAACAAACAAGCAGGCGGGCTAATCAAAGTCAGCAGTCAACCGGTGACCATAGCTGACCTCATAGTGGGCTGAGATATATGAATTTGCAACTAGCTAGGCATAAAGTGAAACACTCTGgcgatttttttgaaattatgacATATATTCAACCTGTTGTTCACGGACCAATTGCGATATCTGTTTTTAGTCGATGCAATGCAGTACATTTCAATGAGTTAGGAACTGTGAATGTTAACGTATAAAGTGTCCGGCAACTGATGTGCAACGACTTGACTGTATGGTCGCGCTGTTCACTATGAAAATAATTCGCAAAAGGTTCGGGTTTTTCCACAAAAATTCCAAGATACTTTACATTAAGACGTTAACGACGATCTCTCAAATGAAaaggaaaacattttgtaacaCTGTCTATTGgcttgtacaaacatttaataaataggCGGGACGGATCATTTTCAtcaacagacaaatccttgtCAAACAGCAGTTGGGAGGAATTTCCGTGCGTTATCCGACGCCCCTTGCATTGTTTCAAACAATCATTTTCTTCCGTATTTCTGTCGAACAACAACCGGGCGAACGCTTGTGTTGTAAGGGACCGCCTTTATAATGTTCGCCGCTTTATTGTGCGCTGGTAACTTTATATGTTATGGTTCGTGAGCGTTTCAATGctaaaacaaaagaattaGGCAACATTGGTTTGATTTTGCAGCAGTGAAATTAGCTCAACCTTATCAGTAAAATCGTTTCAAATCGTTTCATTCGGATTCGGTCAATTAAAAAACGTCGAAAAGTGTCAGTTTATCTGCTATGCGGCGTTGCACGTCAATGCTTGCGCTTATAGAGACCAAGCAAAGCGAAAAGTGTCAACTGTTAAAATCTGATATCAAAACCTTGACCATTCATAAGCAACGAGGCGTGCCTGGTTTTAATTCAAAGGCATTTGTGTAATTTTTTGATATCAAGTGATTACACAAAGCCATATTTACACCCGAATGGATTACATAATCTTAATGTGATGGATAGCTGTTAAACGGCAGATTCAAACCAAACATGAAACGGCCGCGTTTGAGGCTAGGAACGAAGTTTACCAAAAGCATTGTCCTTCATTAAATAGTAAAAGCTACCTCAGAACAGGCTCAGAAATGACCCACGAcctaaaattgtttcaaaggATTTTTTTGAGATTAAAGCGGGTATCGGGGGGCTCGGAAATTCCGAGGAAATGAAAACGAAACGGGCACTCAAAGACCGAGTGAGACTGGGCACGTTATTTGTAAAAGTATCCAAGATAAAAGTCATCATATAAACGCACCAGCACACACCCTTCCAAATAACTAGGTTTTGACATCATCGACTTATTTGGTTCGTGAAAAGGTTCGTGTTTGCTTGCCAAAACGATCTCGTTTTGCGGTTAGTTATTATGCATGTATTTTCTGTGTTCACGCTCTTGTGCAAATGCTTCCAAACTTAATGCActcaaaacaataaacaattattGACATAAATCCCATGAAATGCGAATGTGATTATAGTTACGCAAAATCCAAAGTTACAAGACACGCTTAACAACCGATTTGTATATAAACAATCGACGCTCTTTTTAGAATTGTTGCTCCACAAACAAGCGAGAAAAATTATCGTATTTTGGGTGACTGAATACTTTGACACGTAGCCTTGTTTTGGGGCAACAAGTTAAAATGggataattttatttactaaGCGGTGTAAAGGGGAATGCGAAAATACACTCACAGTGGGGCGAGTTTAGGTGATCGGCGAAAAAGTGCTGACTTTTAGGCTGAAGTAGGTGGCATTCCCAGGGTTGGACTAACGACAGCGTTCAGGTCTGAATCACAATAATCTGTAACACGACACCTGTGACTCAGAAAGCTCTACTTAACTCGTTTAAACAACGGAGGAAGGTCGTCCGATGGCATGCCATGTTAAAATCGAACGACTAATTACGAATcataagcaaaataaacagaatGTTTTGGTACATGTGTGACTAGACAATATACTTTGTGACTAAATTCTTCTTAGCGAGTTCGCCTTTTCActtttcaaaacgtttaaattttgtgaataATCCGAGCTCATTTTAAACCTTGTACGCTTTTAACCAGATTCTGGTGACATTTTATGGGTTACTGGCAATGCGACAACGTAATATATTGAGCATTGATACCACTCTGAGGTCAGTGCTATTAAGTTACGCAACGATATTCATCAATTCGGGACCGCAAGCCTGGCTGACacttaaaaatgatttcttACCCCGCAAAAGTTTTGTACCCAGAAAGCCGAAGTGGCAGGCTTACGACTTATGCATTTCCTCTCCAAATGCAGACGTGTAAAAATAACAACGGCGGACCCCAGCAATCCGACGCGTTTCACGTTTTTCTTTCGAATCGGATTGGGTTTTAATTGGACAGCTATTCGCGAAACTTTATCTGCGTCAAGTAGCTCGGAGATTTAATCCGCCCCCTCGCTCGTAGATTTTACGATGACAGGATTTATTCCAAGAATTTCTGTTGATTCAAGAAAACGTCGACGACTGGTGACGATCTGATTGGCTTAAGTGAGACAAATCGTTTGTTCGTTCACAGAGGGCATTGTTTGCTGATTAGGCGTCACCAATCTGCAATTGGGGATTGCTTTGCTTATGCAGTCAAAATAGTTTACAGATTCGCTTTCGTCACGATGGATAAAGTCGTGCAGGAAATTatgaaatttatgtttttcagaaaaacatCTTCAAAATATGAAAGGATTTTTCTGATTCCGAGATGcgataaatttttcatcatcttcaaaGCTTCAAGGTCAACGCggatttattttaaacctcCCAATAAACGTTCCTATGATGAAACACCGCTTCATATATATTCAtgttaaatatttactttaaattGACATCTAAAGACTTTTCTAATTTCACACAGGTGCCAAGACAGAGTGGTGACGAAAAGCAAGGTTTGGAATTTTGGCAAATGTTACGCGTGAATCTTTTTGATCCAGTTGACGCTTTCTCACGTTCCTTTTTCGATCTCGTCGATTAATGTGCTCCTATAGTGACGACAGGACTCCTTACGTAATTTGATACTAAGTCATCAAAacgaaatcaaacaaaaatttcgtCCAGGAAAGAGAGATTTTGCTCTTCCAAATTCTATGATTTTTATCAACCATTAATCAAAGGCCGTCTAACAAAGCTTTATTTAACCAAGTGGAGGTTATATTTACACTATAGTAttcaattttgtattttcgtAAAGTCAACGAGCAAAATTTAAATGGTTGCCTTCAGGTTTGTGtggttttgaaacaaattcttTCATGGTGAGTTGATTTATTATATCATGCCAAGTTTAGGTTTGTACAGACGCAGTAAAAATTCCACGAAATGTGCAAAGAAAATAATCGCAAAATACCTACGTCATTTCGTTAAAACTGCCGTAAATCGTAAACCCTGGTGGCATGTATTAGTTCACATTTAGCAAGCTGACATTTTATCCACTTGTCCATTTTATCTACTCTTATATTAACACAATGTTCGTCCTGATTCTATTTTGGTATCATATAATTATAATCGGTGGCATATCTCGTCTGAGTTTTTCATCTGAAAGCAAGAAGTACGGCATTTGGTTTTAAATCCAGTCTGGTTTGAAGcaagtttacatttttttatttttatctttcatATACGCTTTCTTTCAAAATGGTTTATGTTCCGCCACATTAAACCAAGCGTGGATCTCCGCACAAAAAATAGCTAAAAGTACAAATTCACTTCAAACGCCGCTGGCATCGCTTTAAAATGAAGCCTCAACGAAGTTCGGATGAAAACACTATATGCAAAAGTTACCAGCCATGCTTACGTCAACGTTTGACCCCACATTTTAAAAGGACGTCACTTCTACAACATGAGAAAATTGTTCGAATGATGACTTGTCGAGATTATTTTTCATGCTGACGAAGACGCACCTCGGTTGTATGCAGTGTTAGAAGCCTAGAAATACGTTTACGTTTGTTTGAAACCTCCAACTGGACaatagaaatatatttcacttGATTAACGTTTATTtcatgtaatttattttttaagtttgcTTCTTGCGTTAGTGGTTTGATTAAACGCAAATTAAAAggataaaaaaactaaaacgaATAAAATACCAAaggtttttacaaaaattgtgacatatacaaaatttgcgtcgtttaaaaaaaattatgaaaagttACGGAGGCAGTAGGTCTTGTCTCACGCAAACACATTTAACCCAGGCCGTAAAAACAACAGGACCGTAGTCACTCTTCGAAAATGACAATACGTGAGGAAGGACAGAAAGGATACGGGAAAAAGGTTCATAACCCCCGTATATACCCAGAGTGGGGCATGGGCGCCCTTAAAGACTTCAGTTCGAAGATTAAAACCCACTCATTCACTGAGGGGTTGGCTTAGAGCATTTGGAACAAATAGGAACATTTTCATATATGGATAAgtttagaaataaaatgaagaagtttttttaattatttacgcTTTTACGGGTAGAACGTTTAACCGAGTTCAGTGAAGCTTTGCATTTGTGTATTATtatcataaatatttattttttaaattaaggttaacaaaaaaagtATTCGATATAAGAGAAAAACCCATCCGcaatgaattatttttcatGTGTAATCGAATTGATAATTTCTGCCTCGATATTTGAAATCATAATATCAAAGTATAAGCAGTAAGATAGACCAAGGCGCTATATTAGTAATTTTTTCAAgcaatttataaaaagttaGACCAAGCGCGCAAACCTGAATGGTTTGTGTAATTCTACATGGTTAATCAGCATGTGCTTCGCAGGTGCTTCGTAAACCACGCGCATGGCAaattatgacaaaaaatacaaatcgAACGAAAGTTGTTAGTTTTAGAATAAAAACCCTCAACGAAAAATAACGCACCAGCTTTTagttttgtaatgaaaacataaaaaactcTTCAggataaaattttttgaaaaatatatttttatttcagcttTCCGAGTTCTTATTGAATTTCAGTCGTGTGTAAAAGATATTTGATATTCAAAAGGTATAGATTAGTTTTTCTCTTCTGACCAACAATTGAGTAGAGACCGGTATAAATTGGAAAAAGTCCAGCGATGATTAACATGCAAGTCCCAACCCAGACCCAACAGGTGACATTCAGTTCCCCGCTGCAGAATCCTGGAATGGTTTCAATAATGCCAACCTCCGCAGGAAACAACAGTGAGTAGCATCTTAGtcatttttgctttcaaaactgaaaactgtttgtttgtttgtttgttggtatgtatgtatgtatgtatgtatgtatgtattatactttaagtttaatttgtaTCTGAATGTTGGAGTTACCAATGTCATAAATTGGATTAATGAGAGCTTGATGTGAATagttatttaattaattagctaactaaactaaaaaatttgtataaatCGCGCATCTGCCTTTTCATGAAGAGAGTTTAtaaaattcactgtataaataaaagttaaagcGCGTTTTCGTTTCACCAAAACGACAAATACGGCTTTGATCATCCCATAAACTATCTTTCGTAGATTGAGACAAGGAAAACAAAGAGCCTTGTGTTGTCATAATGTCTTATTGTCCAAATTTGCTGGAATCACGTCGTAATTCTAAGCAAAGACTGGATAAATGCGTCCACtgaaacaattgtttttacatCTAATTCTGAAAACAACGCAATACGATACATCATGCGAACTGCTGTTGGTTTTATAAATATGGATGGTCATTAAGGAATGAGCGTAACTCGCGCTTATCGACCGGAGTAACATTAGAAAACAATTAATCAACACTAAACCCAATAATATCTAAAGATGTTATCGGTATATGAACTCTGTTGAACGTCGGCAAACATTACTTATCTCAGCGATTTATTCAGAAGCAGTATATAAGCTACTGctaaaaaatagaaaagtttgtGAATAGACAGAGTTGGAGTTGGAACATCAGTGTTTGCTATACCCTGAATTTTGTTTAGTATCAATTGGTTTGTTTTGAAGTGGATTAAAGAATATTTAACTTATAAAATCCACTCAAACtcgcttttattattttagcGACCATCGAAATGATTTTGGGCGGCGCGAGtgacttgtttttatttgaaaagcgAAATAGGGGAGGGCGGGCTTTTGTGTGAAACGGTTTTGATCGGTGTCAAATGCGAAAACAAAGCAAGAGTGTCATTGAATAGGACAAAAGCCTGGTACCTGGCCGCAGATACGTGAAGACGGTTGAGAGAACGAGAGCATTTCTCGCACGGATCGAACAGAAATTAAAAGTTTCGTTTTTTCCggtaattaaaaataatttacaaagaATTTGCGTCAAACACCAGATAAAAGCAAAGGTCATGTGTACTTTGTTCTTGAAGCAAAAGACCTTGGCAATTGACAGCAACAGTCACAGAAAAAAGGAAGTTAAAGATGCAAACATGCAAAAACGTATAAAAGACATGCTTTTTGCAAGCTTAGAAATAAAATGAGTCGATGCATTTGTACCGTTTGTAATGTTCGTCAAAATAATAGGACGATGGAGCTGTGCAGGAAGAGCTGGAAATTTTTAATAAGCACAGAAGAGAATTTTTGTTTGCTATCGTTTGAATCACTAAGAGCATTTCATGTAAAATTACAgaagaaattttttgtaaagttgagctttacattttgaaatgttatcCTGCTTACGAACAACCGTGGGATTAGAAGCAGCCTCCCTCACCTCGGCAGAGCGCCTGTCACTTAGCAGGCTTCACGCCAAGCAAAAAGAAGTTTTAGGTACAACAGCAGTAACACTTAACACCTATGAAACGTTAATTGCATGGGACATGACATTTGCTTATTTTTGCTCTTAGAtaagttttttctttatctTGTGTAAAGATTTGATGCTGAAAACGTGGATTGGAATCTTTGagttttattttcgttttaattgCGTCGAAATGTTGCGCCGCTAATTACAGTGAAATCGATTAAGGCGTAACGACTTGTACCAAGCCCTCAAAAGTGAGGAAGTTTAACTTAAGTGTAGTCAACGGGACGATATAGTTTATTTTGCGGTAAAGCAGTGCTTAATTTGCCGCGTACTTTGTGATTCTTTGTGAGCTTTCGCCATTTTGAAACAACactgaaaaatatattatccAACCATATTAGAAGAGCTTATTATGTTTTTTAAGCagtaagcaaatttttaataGCTATACTTTTTTcgctgttttttgtttttgctctCTTTTGACCCCTGTAACAacaaattctttttatttcttttttatgtttcccttgtgatgtcacaatgaaCACGTCCAGATCAAACATTTGGAGAAGTGAATCAGCTTGGCGGAGTTTTCGTCAACGGTCGCCCCCTACCAAACGCCATCCGGGTTCGAATTATTGAGTTAGCCCAACTCGGGATACGACCCTGTGACATCAGTAGACAATTGCGGGTCTCCCACGGCTGTGTGAGCAAGATCCTGGCTCGTTACAACGAGACTGGGTCTATTCTACCTGGGGCCATCGGTGGAAGCAAACCGAGGGTGACCACCCCGGGTGTGGTGCAAGCCATAAAAGAATATAAGGTTCGGGATCCGGGAATATTCGCGTGGGAGATTCGAGATCGGTTGTTGAGCGACTCCATATGTGACAAGTACAATGTGCCGTCCGTGAGCTCGATCAGCCGGATTTTAAGGAACAAAATTGGCAACGTTTTGCATCCCCACAACCCCCTAAACCCCAACTACGTACCCTCGTCGAATGGACAGAACGAAAACCCAAACACAACCCAAACGAACACGATGCGCTCAAGCGTCTACAACAGCCCAATCTATAACCCCTACGTGGTCCCACCTGGTACCAAGCCCACTATTCCCAATTGCACGTCCACGCTGCGCAACCCAGCGGTGGGACATTTCTCCTACTCGCATTCCGTGACAGAAATCCTGGGATTTCCGCGATTTGACCAATCACACATGAGCCAAGGTGAGTAGAAGTTTCTATTAAAATTGGTTTACCATTTGATAGcgctaattaattattaactgcTATATCTGGCTGCACATCTTATGGAGCTGCGTATTGTAGATCCTATTATATagcaattttctttgttttggaCGGTTGCGGCCACAGTGAAAATGGCTGTACGCTTCCAAGAGATTTCATTCgcaagcaaaaaaaatatgaTGTACGCAGCACATATAAGAATATAGCAATATACACCATTACGTCACGTACGACACAGGGCGTGAAAAAACCGGTTCAGTGTGACAAGGACGCATTGCTGTAATTATTTTGTCAACTCACGTTAAGAAGAAGCAACGAAAGAGACATTCACTGCAAAAGAATGCAACCGCTCGTTGCACTCTCCTCAATTATTACAGAGAGGATTGTCCGCCTAAATTAGCCTTGAAAAGTGTACATAGTGTTGTCATGCTTAACTGAAACTTGCGCGCACTCCCAAGTAACGGCTTCCTTTGTGCGCAAACCTATAACGAGATTCCAAGAACCTTGGCTATAATTATTGAAAGGAGTGACATTGAAATAGCCACCTCaaacatattgtttttatCCAAATCTTGAGAATCACAAAGCACTAATTTCGGCAGCTGCTAAAATAGCGAGTTAAAAGCATAGAATACACTACAACTTGCGATACAAGACagtagaaataaaatttcattcaaaactAAGAACATAGAGTCATGGTGACAAGCAGGCTTACATATTTGGGAAATTTCTTTGAATAAACGTTACGGCCTGCACGCATCTGAAGAGCTATCGACATGCTTCCAACGGACTAGTGCTCGCACTGGGTTATATTTCCACATATGTCATTTGGGCAGTAAATTTAGAAGCTATCTTGAGATATAGCAGTCGTAATAGAAGCTTGCATTCGGACGACTCGCACCTGAGTAAGATTCTGTTTCAATGACACTTGGTCGCTGATCACGAAACAAACAGATTTTGCAGCACTTCGATTTTCAATCGCCGTAAAATACATTCCTATGTAGACTGTCGACGCCTAATGGCTGTCTAAGAAACGATGGTCTTGTTTTGCGATCATGCATGATGTAACGTACGTAAAAGTTTTGTGGATTTGCTATAGTGCATCGACAACGAAAACTCCACGATTTGTCGCAGCCGAGTTTGGCAGAATGTCGACAAAGTTAACGCAATATGTTTCTAACCGCCATTTTGTCCGCTGTTACTTCTCTAATTTAGCCGGTTTACAACGGTACGCAATACTACGTCATGCATGGGAGTGAAACCGCCACGGCTGCTTAGAAACGCGATAAAAGGCGTAACTTGACATAGCGTGAAATGGCCAGCATAGTAAACAATATGTTTGGAAATACACGCATATACGCACGTGTTGCACATGCATGCAAAGGATGCGAACCAGACACAACTTAAAACAAATCTCCTGGAACTCGGCgaaatgtaaaaatacatgggCAGTTGCTAGGGCCGACTAGAAACTAAAAAACTGAATGAAATTGCGTTGTAAGTTACTTAACCtacttttcttttcttcagctGGGAGTCACACGAATCCCGTCCCGTTAGACAGCGGAGGCAACTACCACCATCAGTTGGTGCCCGTGTCCGTGCCGCACATGATCCCTAAAATCGAGGAATGGAACGGAGTGACTGCG belongs to Clavelina lepadiformis chromosome 6, kaClaLepa1.1, whole genome shotgun sequence and includes:
- the LOC143463125 gene encoding paired box protein Pax-9-like isoform X1, which codes for MINMQVPTQTQQVTFSSPLQNPGMVSIMPTSAGNNNQTFGEVNQLGGVFVNGRPLPNAIRVRIIELAQLGIRPCDISRQLRVSHGCVSKILARYNETGSILPGAIGGSKPRVTTPGVVQAIKEYKVRDPGIFAWEIRDRLLSDSICDKYNVPSVSSISRILRNKIGNVLHPHNPLNPNYVPSSNGQNENPNTTQTNTMRSSVYNSPIYNPYVVPPGTKPTIPNCTSTLRNPAVGHFSYSHSVTEILGFPRFDQSHMSQAGSHTNPVPLDSGGNYHHQLVPVSVPHMIPKIEEWNGVTAYGVTPPSQVTSVNLCDLGKNSPDNRPNVTNLQSTANEIRPIQQPAPQYATSSTNQAFMPTHAPVIQPSTAPYPTSAYMPPYGHPSAWPQQHVGIPHPAAINGVENNGMMLPTHHSVTQNGGTYLSPYAAIKQSDPTHAANGEGKVNGNKSSIEPRNQAQTASAS
- the LOC143463125 gene encoding paired box protein Pax-9-like isoform X2, yielding MLSCLRTTVGLEAASLTSAERLSLSRLHAKQKEVLDQTFGEVNQLGGVFVNGRPLPNAIRVRIIELAQLGIRPCDISRQLRVSHGCVSKILARYNETGSILPGAIGGSKPRVTTPGVVQAIKEYKVRDPGIFAWEIRDRLLSDSICDKYNVPSVSSISRILRNKIGNVLHPHNPLNPNYVPSSNGQNENPNTTQTNTMRSSVYNSPIYNPYVVPPGTKPTIPNCTSTLRNPAVGHFSYSHSVTEILGFPRFDQSHMSQAGSHTNPVPLDSGGNYHHQLVPVSVPHMIPKIEEWNGVTAYGVTPPSQVTSVNLCDLGKNSPDNRPNVTNLQSTANEIRPIQQPAPQYATSSTNQAFMPTHAPVIQPSTAPYPTSAYMPPYGHPSAWPQQHVGIPHPAAINGVENNGMMLPTHHSVTQNGGTYLSPYAAIKQSDPTHAANGEGKVNGNKSSIEPRNQAQTASAS